Proteins encoded in a region of the Falco rusticolus isolate bFalRus1 chromosome 10, bFalRus1.pri, whole genome shotgun sequence genome:
- the POLD4 gene encoding DNA polymerase delta subunit 4, protein MGTAGGGDSAGGGGEPDRGRSARPRPCPGGGSGGAGRSGASPGRADAGSRQPRAGAGPPPPPPPAALSRRAMEQPRRITDSFQRRRRPGRPPGRVKVKGCPRARPPAAPPAEDPPAAPPDQALLEMLRRFDLAWEYGPCTGITRLQRWERAQALGLSPPGPVRDALLEHQDNPDVTYSLWHEYAL, encoded by the exons ATGGGGACCGCTGGCGGGGGTGACAGTGCGGGTGGAGGGGGAGAGCCCGACCGGGGGCGgagcgcccggccccggccctgccccggcggcggcagcggcggagcggggcggagCGGAGCGAGCCCGGGGAGGGCGGACGCCGGTTCCCGGCAGCCGCGGGCAggagcggggccgccgccgccgccgcccccagcCGCGCTGTCCCGCAGGGCCATGGAGCAGCCCCGCCGCATCACAGACTCCTtccagcggcggcggcggccggggcgaCCCCCGGGCAGGGTCAAGGTCAAGGGCTGtccccgggcccggccccccgccgccccgcccgccgaGGACCCCCCGGCGGCCCCCCCGGACCAGGCCCTGCTGGAGATGCTGCGCCGCTTCGACCTCGCCTGGGAGTACGGACCCTGCACCG GTATCACCCGCCTGCAGCGGTGGGAGCGGGCACAGgcgctggggctgagccccccggGCCCCGTGCGCGACGCCCTCCTGGAGCACCAGGACAACCCCGATGTCACCTACAG CCTCTGGCATGAGTACGCGCTCTGA